Proteins found in one Podarcis muralis chromosome 5, rPodMur119.hap1.1, whole genome shotgun sequence genomic segment:
- the DPM1 gene encoding dolichol-phosphate mannosyltransferase subunit 1 isoform X3: protein MAASRDKYSVLLPTYNERENLPLIVWLLVRSFEQSGNDFEIIVIDDGSPDGTQEVAEQLIKIYGSDKILLRPRAKKLGLGTAYIHGMKHATGNFIIIMDADLSHHPKFIPEFIRTQKEGNFDIVSGTRYKGNGGVHGWDLKRKLIRLVFHSCFVLGRGANFLTQVLLRPGASDLTGSFRYLYHLWTESMANLN, encoded by the exons ATGGCCGCCTCCCGGGACAAGTACTCGGTGCTGCTGCCCACCTACAACGAGCGCGAGAACCTGCCGCTCATTGTGTGGCTGCTGGTGAGGAGTTTCGAGCAGAG TGGAAATGATTTCGAAATTATAGTAATAGATGATGGAAGTCCTGATGGGACACAGGAAGTTGCTGAACAGTTGATAAAAATTTATGGATCTGATAAGATT CTTTTAAGACCCAGAGCAAAGAAACTTGGATTGG GGACTGCTTACATTCATGGAATGAAGCATGCCACAGgaaacttcattattattatggatGCTGACCTCTCACACCAT CCAAAATTCATTCCAGAGTTCATCAG AACACAGAAAGAAGGTAACTTTGACATTGTGTCTGGAACGCGATATAAAGGAAATGGAGGTGTGCATGGGTGGGATTTGAAACGAAAATTGATCAG ATTAGTCTTTCATTCTTGCTTCGTCCTAGG CCGTGGCGCCAACTTCCTCACTCAAGTTCTACTGCGGCCAGGTGCATCCGACTTAACAGGCAGCTTCAG gtACCTATATCATTTGTGGACAGAGTCTATGGCGAATCTAAATTAG
- the MOCS3 gene encoding adenylyltransferase and sulfurtransferase MOCS3: MAAEKRAEGSVLGGGGGQSQEAPGPLSRLDIRRYSRQLVLPELGVSGQLRLSGSSVLVVGCGGLGCPVAQYLAAAGVGRLGLVDPDVVELDNLHRQVLHRESRLGTPKARSAASALGELNSRVRCVPYELALSPSNALQLVRDHDVVADCSDNVPTRYLVNDACVLAGKPLVSASALRLEGQLAVYNHRGGPCYRCLFPKPPPPETVTNCADGGVLGVVPGILGTLQALEVIKIASGMGATSHGSMLLFDALEGRFRHIKLRPRDPGCAVCGDHPTVTALQDYEEFCGSSATDKCRALHLLSGEERVSVEEYKRVLDSRAPHVLVDVRPPVEVDICRLPHSLHVPLSKLEGGDEGSLKSLQERIHEARQGADDSAALPLYVVCKLGNDSQKAVRILQGLSQNGLGPISVKDIRGGLMAWASKIDEEFPQY; this comes from the coding sequence ATGGCGGCGGAAAAGCGCGCTGAGGGGAGCGTgttgggaggcggcggcggccagTCCCAGGAGGCGCCAGGCCCGCTGAGCCGGCTGGACATCCGGCGCTACTCCCGGCAGCTGGTTCTCCCGGAGCTGGGCGTGAGCGGCCAGCTGCGGCTGTCGGGCTCCTCGGTGCTGGTGGTGGGCTGCGGAGGGCTGGGCTGCCCGGTGGCTCAGTACCTGGCGGCGGCGGGCGTGGGGCGCTTGGGCCTGGTGGACCCGGACGTGGTGGAGCTGGACAACCTCCACAGGCAGGTGCTGCACCGGGAGAGCCGCCTGGGCACCCCGAAAGCGCGCTCGGCGGCCTCGGCGCTGGGGGAGCTCAACTCCCGGGTGCGCTGCGTGCCTTACGAGCTGGCCCTGTCGCCCAGCAACGCCCTGCAGCTGGTCCGAGACCACGACGTGGTGGCCGACTGCTCGGACAACGTGCCCACCCGATACCTGGTCAACGACGCCTGCGTCCTGGCCGGGAAGCCCCTGGTCTCCGCCAGCGCCCTCAGGCTCGAAGGGCAGCTGGCGGTGTACAACCACCGAGGGGGCCCCTGCTACCGCTGCCTCTTCCCCAAGCCGCCCCCTCCGGAGACGGTCACCAACTGCGCCGACGGAGGGGTCCTGGGGGTCGTGCCTGGCATCCTGGGTACCCTCCAGGCCTTGGAAGTGATCAAGATCGCCTCGGGCATGGGTGCCACGAGCCACGGGTCCATGCTGCTCTTTGACGCCCTGGAAGGCAGGTTCCGCCACATCAAGCTGAGGCCCAGGGACCCCGGGTGCGCCGTGTGCGGGGACCACCCCACGGTGACCGCCCTCCAGGACTACGAGGAGTTTTGCGGGTCGTCGGCAACGGACAAGTGCCGGGCGCTGCACCTGTTGAGCGGCGAGGAGAGGGTGTCCGTGGAAGAGTACAAAAGGGTCCTGGACAGCCGGGCTCCTCACGTGCTGGTGGACGTGCGCCCGCCGGTGGAAGTGGACATCTGCCGCCTGCCGCATTCCCTCCACGTGCCCTTAAGTAAGCTGGAAGGAGGAGACGAAGGATCCTTGAAGTCCTTGCAGGAGAGGATACATGAAGCGAGGCAAGGGGCGGACGACAGCGCGGCTCTCCCCCTTTACGTGGTCTGCAAATTGGGAAATGACTCTCAGAAGGCTGTGCGAATATTGCAGGGGTTGTCTCAGAATGGACTTGGTCCCATTTCTGTCAAGGATATCAGGGGAGGGCTGATGGCGTGGGCTAGCAAAATCGACGAAGAGTTCCCCCAGtattga
- the DPM1 gene encoding dolichol-phosphate mannosyltransferase subunit 1 isoform X2, translating to MAASRDKYSVLLPTYNERENLPLIVWLLVRSFEQSGNDFEIIVIDDGSPDGTQEVAEQLIKIYGSDKILLRPRAKKLGLGTAYIHGMKHATGNFIIIMDADLSHHPKFIPEFIRTQKEGNFDIVSGTRYKGNGGVHGWDLKRKLISRGANFLTQVLLRPGASDLTGSFRLYRKDVLEKLVEKCVSKGYVFQMEMIVRARQLGFSVGEVPISFVDRVYGESKLGGNEIVSFVKGLLTLFATT from the exons ATGGCCGCCTCCCGGGACAAGTACTCGGTGCTGCTGCCCACCTACAACGAGCGCGAGAACCTGCCGCTCATTGTGTGGCTGCTGGTGAGGAGTTTCGAGCAGAG TGGAAATGATTTCGAAATTATAGTAATAGATGATGGAAGTCCTGATGGGACACAGGAAGTTGCTGAACAGTTGATAAAAATTTATGGATCTGATAAGATT CTTTTAAGACCCAGAGCAAAGAAACTTGGATTGG GGACTGCTTACATTCATGGAATGAAGCATGCCACAGgaaacttcattattattatggatGCTGACCTCTCACACCAT CCAAAATTCATTCCAGAGTTCATCAG AACACAGAAAGAAGGTAACTTTGACATTGTGTCTGGAACGCGATATAAAGGAAATGGAGGTGTGCATGGGTGGGATTTGAAACGAAAATTGATCAG CCGTGGCGCCAACTTCCTCACTCAAGTTCTACTGCGGCCAGGTGCATCCGACTTAACAGGCAGCTTCAG GTTATATAGAAAAGATGTTTTAGAAAAACTGGTGGAGAAATGCGTCTCGAAAGGATATGTTTTCCAAATGGAAATGATTGTCCGGGCCAGACAGCTGGGTTTCTCTGTTGGAGAG gtACCTATATCATTTGTGGACAGAGTCTATGGCGAATCTAAATTAGGAGGCAATGAAATAGTTTCTTTTGTAAAGGGACTGTTGACTTTGTTTGCAACCACATAA
- the DPM1 gene encoding dolichol-phosphate mannosyltransferase subunit 1 isoform X1, which yields MAASRDKYSVLLPTYNERENLPLIVWLLVRSFEQSGNDFEIIVIDDGSPDGTQEVAEQLIKIYGSDKILLRPRAKKLGLGTAYIHGMKHATGNFIIIMDADLSHHPKFIPEFIRTQKEGNFDIVSGTRYKGNGGVHGWDLKRKLIRLVFHSCFVLGRGANFLTQVLLRPGASDLTGSFRLYRKDVLEKLVEKCVSKGYVFQMEMIVRARQLGFSVGEVPISFVDRVYGESKLGGNEIVSFVKGLLTLFATT from the exons ATGGCCGCCTCCCGGGACAAGTACTCGGTGCTGCTGCCCACCTACAACGAGCGCGAGAACCTGCCGCTCATTGTGTGGCTGCTGGTGAGGAGTTTCGAGCAGAG TGGAAATGATTTCGAAATTATAGTAATAGATGATGGAAGTCCTGATGGGACACAGGAAGTTGCTGAACAGTTGATAAAAATTTATGGATCTGATAAGATT CTTTTAAGACCCAGAGCAAAGAAACTTGGATTGG GGACTGCTTACATTCATGGAATGAAGCATGCCACAGgaaacttcattattattatggatGCTGACCTCTCACACCAT CCAAAATTCATTCCAGAGTTCATCAG AACACAGAAAGAAGGTAACTTTGACATTGTGTCTGGAACGCGATATAAAGGAAATGGAGGTGTGCATGGGTGGGATTTGAAACGAAAATTGATCAG ATTAGTCTTTCATTCTTGCTTCGTCCTAGG CCGTGGCGCCAACTTCCTCACTCAAGTTCTACTGCGGCCAGGTGCATCCGACTTAACAGGCAGCTTCAG GTTATATAGAAAAGATGTTTTAGAAAAACTGGTGGAGAAATGCGTCTCGAAAGGATATGTTTTCCAAATGGAAATGATTGTCCGGGCCAGACAGCTGGGTTTCTCTGTTGGAGAG gtACCTATATCATTTGTGGACAGAGTCTATGGCGAATCTAAATTAGGAGGCAATGAAATAGTTTCTTTTGTAAAGGGACTGTTGACTTTGTTTGCAACCACATAA